A region of the Lycium barbarum isolate Lr01 chromosome 1, ASM1917538v2, whole genome shotgun sequence genome:
gacatgTTAAGCGGTAACAAAAGTCCTTTGCTTCAAAAGATGAATCCTATCCACAGGAAAATCCCGGTTTTGATTCACAACGGAAAACCTGTTTGTGAATCTCTCGTTGCAGTCGAGTACATCGATGAGGTATGGAAGGACAAAGCTCCGTTGTTACCTTCTGATCCTTATGAGAGATCACAAGCTAGGTTCTGGGCTGACTACactggcaagaaggtaaatcttgaAATCTCTCAACCACGTCTTAAAAGAAACAAATATTTGGTAGTTGATTGATATTTGTTATCTCTGTGTTAAAAAATTCGCAAGTGGAAACAGAAAAAGACATTAGAATAAATAAGTTCCGAGCCCAACAGAAAACTGTGTTTCgttaaggaatttaatcccctcacaatTGCCCAAGGTTTGGGTTaattcctcccaggatagaatgGAACACTATTCTGCAACACTGTCAATCGAAATTGGAGAATCTCATCGAACTCAATAAAATTTAGCAAATCACACTAACACTTACTTTTGCTTTTAAGAAAGATGCACAGAAGAGGGGAAGAAGAAGATGAACTTTTTTGAGTATGTTTTGTTGTCTCGTTGTGCAAAACGGGATACAAGGCCTCTGAATTTATAGCCACCGAATAGGTCTATCTGTTGTCTTTTCGGGAAAATAGTGGTGCCTTTACAAGAAAGGCATGTGCCTTTCCGAAGAAAAAAGcatgaaaaaaaaaacccacTATTTCCCATTTACACCAAAACCCAACAATATTCTTATATGTGAACATAACTGTTAGCTTTCTATGGGAAATCTTGAAATTGCAGTTGTATGAATTCGGGAGAAGTTTATGGACTAGCAAAAGAGGAGAGTTTTTGGCAGGTAAGAAGGACTTCATAGATTCACTCAAGTTACTGGAGCTGGAAGCATTGGGTGACAAGCCTTACTTTGGAGGGGAAAGCTTCGGTTTTGTGGATATCGCTACGATTGGATTCTACAGCTGGTTTTATGCCTATGAGACCTTTGGCAACTTCAGCATAGAGGCTGAGTGCCCGAAGCTTGTCGCTTGGGGTAAGAGATGCATGCAGAGGGAGAGTGTGTCTAAGTCTCTACCTGACCCTCATAAGATCTATGAGTTAATAGCAGAATTTAGAAAGAACTATGGAGTAGAATAGACATATTCATGTGATTCATAATCCATAAGGGGTGCTCCATTCTGCCCAGCCGAGCAGTCATCTCAGTATTGTCTATGTGATTCTTCTGCAGCTTCTCTTTGGTCTGTGAAATTACTCCTCAAAGTTCCTACTTTATCCCATCAGGATATGAATAATATGAACAGGTGTTGTTCTTCCTTATCTTAgttcttattattttttagctTCAAATGATGTACTGACATAAAGGGAAAATAAAAAGAACAACTTCAATTATCTGGTAGAAAGGGGGTAGAGTGCACCTCAGGATCAAATAAGTCTAGAGTCAAATTTCTTGAACTAACCCTCGCATTTGTGTAAATGCTTTTTCCTCAGCCATTCTACAGTAAGTGGTGTTATTGCTGGATATTCAAAGTTGTTATCTTCCTACTCTTGTTAGGTGAGACAGAGCATCCTATCTTGTTAATTCTCCTTTCCCACCGCCTCGAGCTCTCAGATAGAGAAGTGGAAACACTTCCCTTTTCATGCACCTTTTATTGCAAGCCACTAGTTTAGGGCACTCATGAAGCATGCTAAAGTTTCCGGAGCAAAAGGTGTGGCCTAATGGTCAACAAAGTGGTCGAGAActatgaggtctcaggttcaaattccTGCGGaggcaaaaacactaggtgatcctTCTCATCTGACCAAGTCTTTGTAGATAGAGTTACTCAACACGTGTACCCCTGTGGAATTAATCGAGGTGCTTGCAAGCTGACCCGATCCCCACGATTATAAAAAAATCTCCCATTAACATCTGATGCCTGATGGTTCCCAGAAACTGTCCATTGAACTTCATCCTGAATTACATTTTATTTACATTAACCAAATTCATTTGATTCGAGGTGTTCGTGGTTTCCTATAAATTATATCTTTAGAAGGTCTGGTTCATTACTTTAAAGTTGGAATGCGCAAGATCTAATATAATAATGTTGTAATTTCACCCTTGTTTTAAAAGTAAGAAAATAGTAAGATGAATTGATCGAGTTAAGAAAATAGTAAGATGAATTGATCGAGGTTATGTTGGTAtaacatttttaaatattatttatttgacCTTATAAAAACTTTTACTTAACAAGATTGCGCGTGTACCCAGAATCtagtacattatatatatatatagagagagagagaaatcacAGGTTTTGCAAAAACTAAAAAAGTTCGACTCAGTGTTTGCATTAATGAAAAGTATTCTTGAAAATTTTGAAGCAACGCCACCTTGAGACTGTATGCAGGCTAGAATTTTGGAATGGTGTATGAACATAAACTACTTCTCcgtccaatttaagtgtcttactttctttttagTATGTTTAAAAATGAgtatctctttctatatttagtaagttgacaattcaaacattctacatggcaagtttataacacaagattcaaaggacattttagtacatcaCATCTCTTTAATTTACTACTCCTTCCGGAtcaaaaagtgtccacttagccatttacacaccacttaactcctaga
Encoded here:
- the LOC132629420 gene encoding probable glutathione S-transferase, with translation MENDEVILLGFWPSYFAVRVKVALAEKGIEYEYKEEEDMLSGNKSPLLQKMNPIHRKIPVLIHNGKPVCESLVAVEYIDEVWKDKAPLLPSDPYERSQARFWADYTGKKLYEFGRSLWTSKRGEFLAGKKDFIDSLKLLELEALGDKPYFGGESFGFVDIATIGFYSWFYAYETFGNFSIEAECPKLVAWGKRCMQRESVSKSLPDPHKIYELIAEFRKNYGVE